In the genome of Lathyrus oleraceus cultivar Zhongwan6 chromosome 4, CAAS_Psat_ZW6_1.0, whole genome shotgun sequence, the window TTTCTTCCCTTCTCACTTCTGAAAAGGCTTCTCGAATTTTGAGAAGTGGCTTGGTTCCAAGGATCCTTCCACGAACTTCATCTAGGTCCTTGTTTAGCCCCAATAGGAACTTATAAATCCTATCTTTTTCCACCAGCTCCTTATATTTCATTTGATCTTTTGTACAACACCATGTAACCTCTTCATATATGTCGAGTTGCTGCCAGTGTTTGTTAAGTATATTAAAATACTCAGTAACAGAAGATTCTCCCTGTCGAAGGTCATGAAGAATGCTTTTAATCTCAAATATGACAGATGTATTATCAACATTTGAGTATGTTTCCTTCACTGCATCCCATATCTATTTTATAGTGTCATAGAACATGAAATTTTCACCAATTTCGTTTGTCATGGTATTGAGCAGCCATGACATTACTTGGCTGTTCTCAAGTTTCCATTTCTGAAAGTTTTTGTCTCCTCTTTTGGGACATTTAGAATCCCTCGTTGTGTAGCCTTCCCTTCCTTTTCCTTCGAGGAAGATCTTGACTGACCTTACCCATTGGGTATAGTTTTGACCATTTAATTTATGGCCTGTGATGAGGTGAGTGAGCCCTTCGTGTGAACTGGTCGGAAATGATCCAGTCTCCACTTTGATCGATTCATCAGATTTGGGATCCTCCAAAGTTTGGCGGCGCTAGGTTAGGGATGGTTCAGATCGTGCTCCGATACCATGTAGAAATATATTGTATATTTCCTTATATTTTATGAGAATTACATATGCTGTATTTATAGACTGCATAAGGCAGGATTTGAAAGAGAAATCTGACCTAAGAATCAGGGGAATTAATTTCCCATGAATGCTAATTCTAATTACAGAAAAGAACAGGAAATAATAGCTAATTAATTACATTAATCCTAATCCTTAATGAGCTGTACAAATAGAATCATTTGATTATGTATTGATTATTCCATAATTACCTTGTTACCATTCTAAACGGACCTGTCAGCAATTCAATTGAAACTGCAGAAAAGATTTTGACGGAGCTTTTTGAAACAGACGAGGAAAACATTTGCTTGCTGCTAAGTTTGGCTGGTACAAAGCACTTGTTGATCGCATGATTCAAGGTAGCAAGACATTCTTTTCCAGATCGTCTTTCTTGCGTTGATTCATGGGCAATGTGTATATaaattctttttttcatggtGTACGTAATTGCATATGGGAAGTCTTTTCTTTTAGTTTCTGTCTTATTGCAATGTTATGCTCCAAAATAAACATTTGTGCCTTACTTTTCCTTATTTGATCTTTAAGGAACGGAGTCTTCAAGAATGTCAATGGCTAAAGCTATAATCAATTTCAATTTGGAAGAATCAAATTTAAAACTCCTTGGCAAGAAAGGAATTATACCTCCTTTGCTAGAAATGCTATCCGGAAACATTGAATCGACAGAATTGTCATTATCATCATTGGTCAAACTAGCAGGAGTACATGCCAATAAGGGAATTATTGCTGCATATGGAGGTGTCCCCATTCTTCTAGATTTAATGTTCTCCCTTCGGACATGGGCGTTCGTTAGCATTAAATGCTTTGAAATCCTTGAGAAGCTTTCTTCTTCTGATGGAATTGGTTTCTTTATTGACGGAGAAGGGAAACAACTCGAGTTAGATAACATAATCACCAATTTGCTAGCTCTGTAGTAGCTTCCTAACTCAGCTCAGTACTTCCGTAAGCCTGCATTGCGCACTCTTCTCGGCATTTGCAAGTTTGAGATAGGTTTAGTTAAGAAGGCGGTTCTGGCAGCGCAAGGTGTATCACTAATTCTTCCCCTTCTTGATGACTCTGGCTCAGAAATCAGGGAAACTGCCATTACTCTTCTCTTTCTTTTCTCCCAACTTGAACCAGAAGGAGTTGTTGAATACCTCTTCAGGCCTAGAAGACTTGAAGCTTTAGTCGGGTTTCTCGAGAATGACGAAAATAATGATGTACAAGTAGCTGCTACTGGTTTACTAGCTAACCTTCCTAAATCCGAACGAAAACTCACTATGCAATTAATTGACTTAGGTGGCCTTGATGCAATTATAAACATTTTGAAAAATAGTACAATGGAAGCAAAATAAAATGCTCTCAGTGCACTCTTTAGGTTCACAGATCCCACAGATATCAAGTCACAATGCGATTTGGTTAGACGAGGAATATATCCTCTGTAAGTAAAATTTCTCAACACTGGTCAATGACAGCAAAGGCAAGAGCAGCAACATTCATTGGTGATCTTTCCATGAGCACTCAAAAGCTCACAGTTGTTTCAAAATCATCATTTTGCCGGTGTTTTCGATCATCACAAGCTCCTCTATGCTCGGCACACGGAAGTGTTTGCAATGTGAATTCCATATTTTGTCTTTTGGAAGCAAATGCACTACCTGGCTTGATTAAGCTGTTACAAGAGGAGGTTCATGCAACTGCTTATGAAGCCATACAGACACTTTCCACATTGGTTATAGAAGACTTTCCTCAGAGAGGAGCTCGTGTTTTGCACGAATCGAATGCAATGAGACCCATATTAAAAATTTTAAACTGGAGAGGTGATTCTCTTAAGGCAGAAGTTCTTGGACTCTTGGAGAAGGTGTTTGTCTCAAAGGAAATGGTTGAATCCTATGGCTCAATGGCTAGATCGCGTCTATTCCATCTTACTGGCATGAATGTATACGGGGACGACCACCTAAGGAGAAAAGTCGCCAGGGTACTGTCATTGCTGGAATGCTATTCAAGATCGTCATCACATTCAATCACCTGAGTTGTGTTGAGTGAGAATCTACGCCTatgagtaagaagttaaaacaTAAGAGTGTATTTCAATTTCTCTTATCGTGTTTATTCGCTTACTTTAATCCATGATCACAAAACTTAGGGTTATGCTACAAGTAGATTTTGAAAAGATGGTTTGAATTAGTTTCCAAACAATCATCTTCTAAATTGCATTTTTTTGTTATCATGTTGCAGAAGTCATACGTGATGCTTCTTGTGGGTTGGTTGTGCTTTAGTGGTTATGTACTAGTATGTATCACTTTAAATGTGTTATTGCTATGTATAATATTCAATCACTTCTAAACATTTTCAATAAAAGGTTTTTCTATCCTTATTTGCGAAACTCTTAAGTTGTAACATATTTTTACTTTCTTTCAATTGTTTCTGTTGTTTTATTATGAAATTTTCTGCATTGAACTACGAATCTTTGCTTCTTTTAATTGTTTCTGTTGTTTTATTATGAAATTTTCTGCAATGAAAGGAACATATTGTTATTAAGTAAATGAGTCAACGTTTGCAATTTCACTATCACGCCAAAAATCAATTCTGCATTGCATGAAGTCATGGACTGTTTTCTCATCTATATAGATAGTTTGGGATTACTGGTGAGCAAAGATAATAATTTATTGTTTCATTGAGTCGTTAAGGATTTGTGATATGAGTTTCTGTGAATGACAAAACTATTGCAGTTCATCTTCTTTATTTAAAAGGTTGTATATCTATATCTTTTCTTTATTAGTTGATGTATCATATATGTTGTTATGGTATCAATTTTTTTAAGtctatttaattgtttttttttctattattttttcCAACTTATTGTTTACCTATCAGTGGGAACACCTTTGTTCTCTGCATGTTATAATCGCAGTGGTTGCAGCTTAGATGCAATATTCAGTTTGTTTTTGTTAGCTTGAATGATTCTATTTTAGTCTCTATCCTTCCCTCCTTTCAGTTCAATGACATGTTCTCAAATTTTTATGCTGATGAAGAAGCATTTTTATGCTTCCTAGAGGTCTCCATGAGAGGAATTTAATTGCAGGGAAACGAGAAGCAATTTTTGGGTGTTGTGGTTTCAACTTCCATACTCTGCATAATAGAAATACGGTTTGAGTAAAAAACTCAAGAGACTACAAACCGCTTACCATGGTTGGATTGGAACTCATACCGATAGGTACAATTTTGGCTGTTTTAACTAGCCAGGTCGTGAGAACAGCTAATGCTGCTAAAGATGTTCTTATCGACAAAAAAAGTTTTAATATCCTTTTCGAAACACCAGTCCTAAAGGAATTACGGCTTCAGGATCTGAATGAGTGACAAGCTGCAAGGGTTGCTCTAGAGTCTCTTGAATCAGATGTAAAATAAGCAAGTAATTTGGTTGAGAAGTACAGGAACAACGACCGTTTTTACTTACTTTAGAAGTGTCGTTACATAGTCAAGGAAGTTGAACAAGTCATTAGGGATATCGGAAGGTCTCTAGCTGCATCGCCTCTTGCAAATACTGAAGTCCTATCAAGAATTTATGATCAAGTCAACAGACTACAAAGTGAGATGTAAAGGGCCGAGTTTGAGGCTTCACAATCTCAGCTTGACATTGTTGATAAGTTGAACCATGGAATTAAGGAGCAAAAATTAGATCAGGCTTTTGCGAACAATATGCTAGAAGAGATAGCAGGGGCAGTCGGGGTGCCAGTGGAGCCTTCAGAGATCATCAAAGAGATAGCCAACATTAGGTGGGAAAAAGAAGAAGCTGCAAATAGCAAAGAAAGAGCAGAAGTTATATTTTTGGAGCAGATCATTTCGCTACTCTCTCAAGCTGATACAGCAAGTGATTTCGAAGAAGTTAAGAAGCAATATTTTCAAAGGGTTCAGGTAATAGAAAGATATGGTTCAAGGGAAAAATATATTCCGCCACTTAATTCTTTCTATTGTTCGATAACTGAAGTTGTTATGGTAGATCCTATCAGTCTTTGCACCGGTACTACATGTGAGAGATCTACCATCGAAGTTTGGTTTCATGATGGCAATATGACTGACCCGAAAATGaaagaggttcttgaagatactACCTTAAGGTCGAACATTCGGTTAAGAGAATCCATAGTTTGAATTCCATCTTTGATGTCGGTTGCGAAATTCATATTCACAAGAGAGTATTAAGATATATAAAAAGAATTATAAAATCATTATTATTACATATATTGGGATTAATAATATGATTAACACTAGAAAGAAAGTAAAAATATAGTTTCGCAAATAAGGATAGAAAACCTTTTATAGAAATTGTTTAGAAGTGATTGAACATTATACATAGCAATGACACATTTAAAGTGATATAGATACTAGTACATATCCACTAAAGCACAACCAACCCACAAGAAGCATCAGGGGTTGTTCCTTTTGCTAGCTATCTCCCTCGCCATCTCTCTAAGCTCCTCTGGTGGTGGTGGCTTTTGTGTATCCTTTGGATATTCAACGTATGACTTCTGCAACATgatgtcgcattacgcgaaaaaccggcgggaaaagacacagagccgccaccgtgcgttatttatcccaaaggagggaaaggaaacgctcgaagtaaacctggaaaggaaatggtctcgcgaccagagattgataggatcgggagtcggttatgcgaagggaaggtattagcacccctacgcatctgtcgtactcgacgggatccacgctcagaaagaatagaagaaaggttgctaaacagactgctcaaaactgcacaagactggaataaaacacagatgagAGAAATCGGGAGAGGGGATAcggggaacgtgctcgctaggatatcgcatcctatgcatacgtatcttctctaaccagagaagaatcagagcactcgtagctcgactaacgcACGCCAAAACGAACACCAACAtgaaaccgactgccaatcgctggacttacgtcagactccaaacaaacaaacacccacaggaaaccaactgccaatcgctggacttacgtcagactccagacaaacaaccacacgcaggaaaccgactgccaatcgctggacttacgtcagactccaaacacacacaagggggttgaaaaagaaaagggcgcccggagagatctgctcatctcctgcctacgtacctcatctggtatgaggatcagggcaacgtagttccccttaatagggaaaacttctatcctaaccagagacaagggagataacaagctactagggagactacgactcgagcctagaagttgtcatgcatatgatccctaagttgaggtctctagtcctaactcgcacaggaagcaagctagcctaaacatcaatcaagtaaacaaacacaagcacaagagaacaagcacacacactatatgcaaacaaatggctcatacaaggctgggctttagtcaaggggtcatatcaacctcgacaaacaagccaactagaaagggtgttttgagctcttaaccctaacattgagagttagggtgaagcagatgaaatgggaaatgagggtaagacctcatagctcttatccctggcctgggagagcttgaaacaatgaaagtgtgggagtccagaatgaggaactctattccacaatgacagactctatatacaagattttgggtttttattcaaagtgcatcaacacatggtgtgagcaagatgaaagacacaactgagtagcaggggatggatttcacatcccttttatctgtcaatgCCTCTTCACTTAAGAGGTCTTTGAATTACAAGGCACAAAGGTAAAtaagcacaaacattgcctcttaaggagggcttcagacaggtgcctgccaaaataacatgacaggtcttccagactacatgaagtcagaggtcattacctgggtggtatgccaaccacaagcaaagcaaagcaactcaaataatgagttaatgtggctaaagtacctgtgtaaacaaccaaacaatcagtatagtattcagacaaacaaccaacagataacacagtcagacaaccaatatacacaacatgtaagccatagaactcaaatgagttagccaccaaagacctacaacacaatcaacattagttaaacaaagcaaaatcaaaagctcaaatgaggaagcaacatcaaccatggagctaaaaggcttgatcctgaaatacacaactcaaatgtgagttcaaacccctaggacaaagcctagggtcaaaggtggagtaaaaagtcaaaacagcaatggatattcaacatgaagcatccttaatcaaatgagaacatgtcataaaaatttccaaatcaaaatcattaagcaagGTCATGATATGAGCAAAGGAAGacaaagacaatttcaaagcacacaaatgatcatcatgaatcaaaattccatatcaaaacataaatgactcaaataattctggaaattttcatgagcatacaacatgtcaaacataatcatcataccaaaaatcagcATCATCAAAGTtcaattgatatggaaatgaaaattCATAGGCAAGACATCCcattgtgtgacacaaattgtcacacctaaagtacatgtgtcccaaacagttAAGACAATatcaaaaaatgccaaataaaatcacacaaatccatcatcatgttaacaatcatcatgcaaaatttcatggcatttggatcatgtatgaacattttatgataggatgaatgaggcaatgtcacaaagcatacatgttcaattagtctagcacattttaatttccagaaatggtaaaatcacaaaatcaaaaccataaaatctagacatttcaaggatcatgtaggaaaaaacctggaattatttggatcattctacaattagttatgattttttgaagatcatggaaaaaatgaaataaaaattgaaaaaaacatgaaaataaaatgaaatgaagaaattGTGGAAACGCGCCCAGCCGGAATCGAAGCGAGGGAAGGTTCGCTGATGAAACGACGTTGTTTCATTAGTGCCCTAGCCAAAACGCAGGAACGGACGCTATGCTGACGCTAGGTGGACGCTAgtggcggaaaccaccgtcttcttcatgaagacggtggttgTTACTGTTCACAAcgaattttttttccagaattttaaaATTCATACACCAATGGAAAGCTTGCAACATGAGGAATCCAAATCTACCATTATTTTACTCTAATTCATCATATATTTCaagaatcaaagagaagaagtattggatctacaaactttaatttgccataactccatgaatattgcaccaaatttcatgttctttATATCAGCGGAATCAGCAAGCAACGAACTACAAGATTATGTGCATAAAAATAGGAATTAAGAGATGCgaaattttgacctcttgaagctccaacaatggcagtagcAGATTCAAGGCTTGGTACTTGTGTAGATCCACTCCTGAACACTTGTTATGAATCCTAAAGTTGAAATTGAGGCCTAGAGATGTTTAGATCTTGCTCAAATTTGAAactccatcttcaccttcatgaacttgcCATGCTTGATTTCCACACGAATCCTTCAAAACAAAGTTGGATCTGCACTAAATCAAGATCATagaaccagaatatggaagaaaaactcaatgttatgtggaagaattttgaatttggattgggagaaaattttggagggaaaaaagttctagatctagaaatggtgaaaattgtgaaaattctgttatgattagctatttttatatgacatgttaatccatttcctaatcatgcttaggcttgactaattaaattttaatgagaaaagaggtgttatgcacaatttggttttttcaccccatgcatgcaatcccacatgaacagtaacaatggccatgcaatttcacttaaaaccCTCTTATGAtcatgttggaatggttaaaaagtccatatgatgcaccaattttgaattcatgattttccctccaaaaatcacatgaaaatgcaagtgatcatgtgatgaaatttcatgcaatgtgatgaatgttttgggaactacatgtcatgagaagaattatgcaaaaaggagcactcaatttggaattatgagtcaaaagttatgtcctcttgaatttccatgcacacttggcaatgatttgatcatatcttctcaaccattcatcagatgctcatgatcttggactttttggaaataggagagaaagatcttcaactttcatgttggacaaaatttcatttgaagcttccttgatgttggaaagtcaagttgaagttggtccaaaaacttgccatttttggaaacttgaaattacatgtcactttccatttttggaaacttttgatctggcttcaaaatcttcaaggcATGAGTTTGATAGGAAGAATAAACCTCTgttggacatgaatgaagtgtctcaaaccatttctccacctcctagccctcagttgacttgcagttgacttttatgggccctagatgacttggccgtgcactgatgactttgagcctctaacacttggtcaagttgcttcaacATGATCCTTGGTTCATTGTAAGCTCTCTAAAATACTCATGTGGCCTCCAACTCAAAGAAATGCTTGGTCttttgcacagatgaattctcctgatgccagtcttgactgatgagatgcaatgtactatgcaatgttaatgtgatgtcaatgtaatgttaatgacctaaaaaagaaatgaatgcatgaacgaggggtgcaaatttgaggtgctacacatgaTAACAAGAAAATGCAATTTATAAAAGGATTGTTTGGAAGCtaattcaaaccaatttttcaAAATCTACTTGTAGCATAACCTTAAGTTTTGTGATCATGAATTAAAGTAAGCGAATAAATACGATAAGAGAAATTGAAAAAAAAGGCACagagtgtgtgtgagagagaggGAGAGAAGTTACTTTTCCGATGAACTTGTGGAGGGTGTTGTCGGTATTGCTGGCATAAACGTACATAAGAACGATGGGTACAGTAACGTAAATCCCAAACTTGGCGATCTCTAGAATCCCCTTTGAAGTTCCCCGTGATGACATCTTTCCTTTCCTTCCGCCAACAAACTCAGCTAACAACTCAGATCAAATCACACACCTCTCAATTCAACGGGCTGGACCAACCTAATTTATTGcaatagaaaaagaaaagaacgAGTAGCGGAAATTTCTGGGAACTGCTTAGAACTCATGAGGAAGGAAAGTGACACAGTTCACACAGGGACGACGAGAAATAGAAAACGACGATAGAATTTTTCTCTCTAGACTTTGTCTTCTTTTTGAATCTGCAAATCACATAATCAAGCTTCTTCTATCATCGTTTTCTATTTCTCGTCGTCCCTCACATACGCAACGCCCATATGGTTTGATCTGAATTTATTGCAATACCCATATTGCAACACCCATATGGTTTGATCTGAATTTATTGCAACACCCATATTGCAACACCCATATGGTTTGATCTGAATTTATTGCAACACCCATATTGCAATAAATTAGGTTGACCCAGCCCGTTGAATTGAGAGGTGTGTGATTTGATATGAGTTGTTAGATGAGTTTGTTGGCGGAAGGAAAGGAAAGATATCATCACTGGGAACTTCAAAGGGGATTCTAGAGATCGTCAAGTTTGGGGTTTACGTTACTGTACCCATCGTTCTTATGTACGTTTATGCTAGCAATACCGACAACACCCTCCACAAGTTCATCAGAAAAGTAACTTCTCTCCCTCTGTCTCACACACTCTCTGTGCCTTTTTTTCAATTTCTCTTATCGTGTTTATTCGCTTACTTTAATTCACCATCACAAAACTTAGGGTTATGCTACAAGTAGATTTTGAAATGTTGGTTTGAATTAGCTTCCAAACAATCCTCTTCTAAATTGCATTTTCTTGTTATCATGTTGCAGAAATCATACGTTGAATATCCCAAGGATACACAAAAGCCAC includes:
- the LOC127075887 gene encoding uncharacterized protein LOC127075887; the protein is MSSRGTSKGILEIAKFGIYVTVPIVLMYVYASNTDNTLHKFIGKKSYVEYPKDTQKPPPPEELREMAREIASKRNNP
- the LOC127135047 gene encoding uncharacterized protein LOC127135047, whose translation is MRKESDTLLDEFVGGRKGKISSLGTSKGILEIVKFGVYVTVPIVLMYVYASNTDNTLHKFIRKKSYVEYPKDTQKPPPPEELREMARKIAHKRNNS